A region of Deltaproteobacteria bacterium DNA encodes the following proteins:
- a CDS encoding ABC transporter substrate-binding protein — protein MMQIVTTVTLILLLSLRVASAQTTQLTVGYSSTASAELPAWLAKETGIFARNGLDVQLVYFRGGTIATMALLSRQTPISQGSGQVSVNAALRGADTVMIAGGLVDTEWWLLTRPDIKTAEQLKGGTLAISPFGGLAESMTRIALKRLGLNPVKDVALVQVNGLQERLFAMETGRVQGAMLPTPFRYIGHKRGFHNLLSVSLAYQSTGVGTTRTFIRERPDVVRRYVKSQIEAMHRIKTDRETALKVLVKYLGPQESDILAKSYDELSSDEKFPPKQYPTLEGIRNILEPLAQTDPKAKAAKPEDFVDVSFVKELDDSGFIADLYKNRKR, from the coding sequence TGATGCAAATTGTGACCACTGTCACTTTGATTTTATTGCTTTCCCTTAGAGTGGCCTCCGCTCAGACGACCCAACTTACGGTTGGTTACAGCTCGACCGCATCCGCGGAGCTTCCAGCCTGGCTCGCTAAAGAAACCGGGATCTTTGCGAGGAACGGCCTTGACGTTCAGCTTGTCTACTTCAGAGGCGGCACCATTGCGACAATGGCATTGCTATCGCGTCAGACACCCATCAGCCAGGGCTCGGGTCAAGTGAGCGTCAACGCCGCTCTCCGCGGCGCGGATACGGTGATGATTGCCGGTGGGCTGGTCGATACCGAATGGTGGCTTTTGACTCGGCCCGATATAAAAACGGCGGAGCAGCTCAAAGGGGGCACCCTCGCGATCAGTCCTTTCGGTGGGTTAGCCGAGTCGATGACTCGCATTGCACTCAAAAGGCTCGGCCTCAATCCAGTAAAAGATGTCGCCCTCGTACAGGTAAACGGTTTGCAGGAACGCCTGTTCGCCATGGAGACGGGCAGAGTTCAAGGCGCCATGCTTCCCACCCCCTTTCGATACATTGGGCACAAACGCGGCTTTCATAACTTACTCAGCGTGTCTTTGGCGTATCAAAGCACCGGCGTCGGCACGACGCGCACTTTCATTCGCGAGCGACCTGACGTCGTGCGCCGATATGTTAAATCGCAGATCGAAGCGATGCATCGGATCAAGACCGATCGGGAAACCGCGCTGAAAGTCCTGGTAAAATATCTTGGTCCGCAGGAGAGTGATATTTTGGCCAAGAGCTACGACGAGCTCAGCTCCGACGAGAAGTTCCCGCCCAAACAATATCCGACGTTGGAGGGGATCAGAAATATTTTAGAACCGCTGGCGCAAACCGATCCCAAGGCAAAAGCCGCCAAGCCGGAGGATTTTGTCGACGTGAGTTTTGTTAAAGAATTGGACGACAGCGGGTTTATCGCGGACTTGTATAAGAACAGAAAGCGTTAG